A window of Thermodesulfovibrio thiophilus DSM 17215 contains these coding sequences:
- the flgE gene encoding flagellar hook protein FlgE — translation MLTSLFTGISGLNANGVALSVIGDNIANANTPGFKGSRANFGDILSQTLGGASAMQVGRGTMIVDIQKLFTQGTLESTSNPLDLAIDGDGFFIVKQTNGPTYYTRAGQFRLDKNGYVVDPNGYRLQAYQMDQSGNLTGTISDVHLAGLMSNPSATTNINMQVNLDSRDDTKTWSFTSGSDLPDSSSYNYSNAITVYDSLGNSHLVYTYFVKTSTANQWEAHVIYDDGTNPNQPNYTEIDFDTATAGTQPIQLQFNSNGTLQSITPDTSTQANAVSFDFSAWGATNPQNITLNFADSTQYGSPNAIVFQTQDGYSTGNLIGVTVDQNGVMSGVFTNGQVKKVAQVVLSKFVAAPNLTKVGKNLFLESYSSGGPIYGAPGTVGVGTVYSNSLEASNVDLAEEFVRMIAAQRGYQANVRVITTTDNMLNDLMSIVR, via the coding sequence GTGCTAACATCACTTTTTACAGGAATAAGTGGACTTAATGCCAATGGTGTGGCTTTATCAGTAATTGGCGATAATATTGCAAATGCAAATACGCCAGGATTTAAAGGAAGTAGAGCTAACTTCGGAGACATTCTGAGTCAAACTCTAGGTGGCGCATCGGCAATGCAGGTTGGTCGTGGAACAATGATTGTTGATATTCAGAAATTGTTCACACAGGGAACTCTAGAGTCAACATCAAATCCTCTTGATCTGGCAATTGATGGAGATGGATTTTTTATTGTAAAACAGACAAATGGTCCCACCTATTACACACGTGCAGGACAGTTTCGTCTTGATAAAAATGGCTATGTTGTTGATCCAAATGGATACAGGCTTCAGGCATATCAGATGGACCAGTCTGGCAATCTAACAGGTACCATAAGCGATGTTCATCTTGCAGGATTGATGAGTAACCCTTCAGCAACAACCAATATAAATATGCAGGTAAATCTGGACTCAAGAGACGATACCAAAACATGGAGTTTCACTTCAGGATCTGATTTGCCAGATTCTTCATCATATAATTATTCAAATGCAATTACAGTATATGACAGTCTTGGAAACTCACATCTTGTTTATACCTATTTTGTAAAAACTTCAACAGCGAATCAATGGGAAGCTCATGTTATATATGATGACGGAACTAATCCAAATCAGCCAAACTATACAGAAATAGATTTTGATACCGCAACTGCAGGAACTCAACCTATACAATTGCAGTTCAACTCTAATGGCACGCTTCAGAGTATCACTCCTGACACTTCTACACAGGCTAATGCTGTATCGTTTGATTTTTCTGCATGGGGCGCTACAAATCCTCAAAATATCACTTTAAATTTTGCCGACTCAACTCAATATGGGTCTCCAAATGCTATTGTATTTCAAACTCAAGATGGATATTCTACAGGTAATCTAATAGGCGTCACTGTTGATCAGAATGGTGTAATGTCAGGTGTATTTACAAACGGCCAGGTAAAAAAAGTCGCACAAGTAGTTCTTTCCAAATTTGTAGCTGCACCCAATCTCACAAAAGTGGGTAAAAATTTATTTCTTGAATCTTACAGCTCAGGTGGCCCAATATATGGAGCACCCGGTACAGTAGGAGTTGGTACAGTATATTCAAACTCACTTGAAGCAAGCAATGTTGACCTTGCAGAAGAATTTGTCCGAATGATTGCCGCACAAAGAGGTTATCAGGCAAATGTTAGAGTAATAACAACAACAGATAATATGTTAAATGACCTTATGAGTATTGTAAGGTAG
- a CDS encoding flagellar hook-length control protein FliK — MMILNNLNLNGLNISDMQNNISSTQNLGIDAFLNELLKILFESKNSNINDDLMVLPAGALPFSLVLQNNQNFSGVLQLDDNVKSELLSLFQNGNLNMEKLSSLLQNMKIMPVSEDFNSINASVMKELPIVKDSNITAKSFTDNSTIVKNETTKELVSMNIDKNSLSLDKGFSVSLPTRHETDNSTRVLQFLSDKVETLTNLQHKTDEKNFNDTLSQLNIMHNISNTAPKNPQKIELSVSNIQNLSDIVFKSVSTSQKSITVQLEPPELGKILIRISMDSSGIKADMKVDYPHIKEMITGLIPEIKSNLESRGVKVSDFLLDLTKDHRGYSDSYNGQSQQKYKGNQKFFEYFA, encoded by the coding sequence ATGATGATACTGAATAATTTAAATTTAAACGGACTGAATATTTCAGATATGCAAAATAATATATCATCTACCCAGAATTTAGGTATTGATGCATTTCTTAATGAACTTTTAAAGATTCTGTTTGAAAGCAAGAATTCAAACATTAATGATGATTTAATGGTACTACCTGCTGGAGCATTGCCATTTTCTCTTGTTTTACAGAACAATCAGAATTTTTCTGGAGTTTTACAACTTGATGATAATGTCAAGTCTGAACTTTTAAGTTTATTTCAAAATGGTAATCTTAATATGGAAAAGTTATCATCATTGCTGCAGAACATGAAAATAATGCCAGTAAGTGAGGATTTTAATTCCATAAACGCCAGTGTAATGAAAGAGTTGCCTATTGTGAAAGACTCTAATATAACAGCTAAATCTTTTACAGATAATTCTACCATCGTGAAGAATGAAACAACTAAAGAATTGGTTTCTATGAATATAGATAAAAATTCGTTATCTCTTGATAAAGGATTTTCTGTTTCTCTGCCGACCAGGCATGAGACTGATAACAGTACAAGAGTTTTGCAATTTTTAAGCGACAAAGTTGAAACATTGACAAATCTTCAACATAAAACAGATGAAAAAAATTTCAATGATACTCTATCTCAGCTTAATATCATGCATAATATTTCAAATACTGCACCCAAAAATCCTCAAAAAATCGAACTTTCTGTTTCTAATATTCAAAATCTATCAGATATTGTTTTTAAATCAGTATCCACTTCGCAGAAATCTATTACTGTCCAATTAGAACCCCCAGAGCTCGGGAAAATATTAATCCGAATTTCTATGGACAGTTCAGGCATAAAAGCTGATATGAAAGTTGACTATCCTCACATAAAGGAGATGATTACAGGATTAATTCCAGAAATAAAAAGCAACCTTGAATCAAGAGGAGTGAAAGTTTCTGACTTTCTGCTTGATTTAACAAAGGACCATCGAGGATACAGTGATTCTTATAATGGACAGAGTCAGCAAAAATATAAAGGTAACCAGAAATTTTTTGAATACTTTGCATAA
- the secF gene encoding protein translocase subunit SecF, producing MIHFLGKTNIDFLGKKYFALIFSCAMIVLGLVAIFHIHAGNANLGVDFAGGLGLQVRFSQPVTLAEVREVLDQVQIKDADIQELPTEKKILIKLKKQEEGAQDTIEKALKDSLVTKEPIIESVTAIGPKIGERTKRDALLAILAATLGILLYIAIRFRFHFAIGATIATFHDVMALLGIFYLLDKEINLIFISALLTIAGYSLTDTVVVFDRIRENLGKVAKGNVTLEALMNKSINEVLSRTIITSLTTFISALALFFFGGEVLHDFALAMMLGIIIGTYSSIFIASPVVLLIGKNSLIKR from the coding sequence ATGATACATTTTCTTGGCAAAACAAATATTGATTTTTTAGGTAAAAAATATTTCGCCCTGATTTTCTCATGTGCAATGATAGTTCTTGGATTAGTTGCAATCTTTCATATTCATGCTGGCAATGCAAATCTAGGAGTTGACTTTGCTGGTGGATTAGGCCTGCAGGTGAGATTCTCACAGCCTGTAACACTTGCCGAAGTAAGAGAAGTTCTTGATCAGGTGCAAATAAAAGATGCTGATATACAGGAGCTTCCAACAGAAAAGAAGATTCTAATAAAGCTAAAGAAGCAAGAGGAAGGAGCTCAGGATACAATCGAAAAAGCATTGAAGGACAGTCTTGTAACTAAAGAGCCAATTATTGAATCAGTGACTGCAATAGGACCAAAAATTGGAGAACGTACAAAGAGGGATGCATTACTTGCAATTCTGGCTGCAACTCTTGGAATTCTTCTTTACATTGCTATAAGATTCAGGTTTCATTTTGCCATAGGCGCTACAATTGCAACATTTCATGATGTTATGGCTTTACTTGGAATTTTCTATCTTCTTGACAAGGAAATCAACCTGATATTTATAAGTGCTCTTTTAACAATTGCGGGTTATTCTCTTACTGATACAGTCGTTGTTTTTGATAGAATCCGTGAAAATCTTGGCAAAGTTGCAAAAGGCAATGTAACACTCGAGGCATTGATGAATAAGAGCATCAATGAGGTATTATCACGAACAATTATAACGTCTCTTACAACTTTTATTTCAGCTTTAGCTTTATTTTTCTTTGGAGGAGAGGTATTGCACGATTTTGCACTTGCTATGATGCTCGGCATAATCATTGGAACATACTCATCAATATTTATAGCAAGTCCTGTGGTGCTTTTGATTGGTAAAAACTCTCTGATCAAGAGATAA
- the recJ gene encoding single-stranded-DNA-specific exonuclease RecJ, protein MQYSEWVVVKTNQEYLQYISQSLNISLPLAQVLVSRGLKDIDEIYSFLNPSIDRIDPFEISGIYDAVKIINQAISNGVKILINGDYDADGLTSTAILYDTLHKMGAQVFYHIPHRIHHGYGLSTASIEKARKMGAKLIITVDCGIKDFDTIQYAKKEGIDVIITDHHEPLRVNGELILPDALFIVNPKIDENLYYQCLAGVGVAFMLAMALNRDNAMEYLDLVTLGTYADMVPLNTTNRALIKHGWGLIETPVRPSIKRLKDITGVNSNSLKGFHLSFYLIPRINAPGRIDHAQDVVKFLISEQSDEIEKLGQWLNQINSLRQKTEEKIMQEVEEKLTKEFNDEPVIVLWGDWHPGVAGTVASKLLERFNRPVFIFSVQNEKAKGSARSPANVNLQELLINSKDLLVRFGGHKQAAGMTLLKENLTKFKEKVCSIIRDQVLDDKNILCLDAAVSLSEINQKVTEEIKLLEPFGEGNREPVFGAKDLTVVNLRKVGNNHLKMFLRQNGSTVSSIGFDMGEENVLEGCLVDAAFTPTMNEWEGMKTLQLHLKALRRSQG, encoded by the coding sequence ATGCAGTACAGTGAATGGGTTGTTGTTAAGACAAATCAAGAATATCTTCAGTATATATCGCAGTCCTTAAACATATCTCTGCCACTTGCACAGGTTCTTGTATCAAGAGGACTTAAAGACATTGATGAAATTTATTCATTTCTTAATCCTTCAATCGATAGAATTGACCCATTTGAAATTTCCGGGATTTATGATGCTGTAAAAATAATAAATCAAGCCATATCTAACGGAGTTAAGATTCTCATTAATGGGGATTATGACGCTGATGGACTGACATCAACAGCAATTCTGTATGATACTTTGCATAAAATGGGAGCTCAGGTTTTTTATCACATTCCACATAGAATTCATCACGGATACGGTTTGAGCACTGCGAGCATTGAAAAAGCCAGAAAAATGGGAGCAAAGCTGATTATAACTGTTGACTGTGGAATAAAAGATTTCGATACTATTCAGTATGCGAAAAAAGAAGGAATTGATGTAATTATTACTGATCACCATGAACCTTTAAGAGTAAATGGAGAGTTAATTTTACCTGATGCTCTCTTTATAGTAAATCCAAAAATCGATGAAAATTTGTACTATCAATGCCTTGCAGGAGTTGGGGTTGCTTTTATGCTTGCCATGGCATTAAACAGAGACAATGCAATGGAGTATCTTGACCTTGTAACACTCGGAACTTATGCTGATATGGTACCTCTTAATACTACTAATCGAGCATTAATAAAGCATGGCTGGGGACTTATCGAAACTCCTGTCAGACCATCTATAAAGAGGTTAAAAGATATAACAGGTGTAAACTCAAACAGCCTTAAAGGATTTCATCTTAGCTTTTATCTTATTCCAAGAATTAATGCACCTGGAAGGATTGATCATGCTCAGGATGTTGTCAAATTTTTAATTTCAGAACAATCGGATGAGATTGAAAAGCTCGGTCAATGGTTAAACCAGATAAATTCTTTAAGACAGAAAACAGAAGAAAAAATTATGCAGGAAGTTGAAGAAAAGCTTACAAAAGAATTTAATGACGAACCAGTAATTGTTTTATGGGGGGATTGGCATCCTGGAGTTGCTGGAACAGTGGCAAGTAAACTTCTTGAAAGATTCAACAGGCCTGTGTTCATTTTTTCTGTTCAGAATGAAAAAGCGAAAGGTTCAGCTCGAAGCCCGGCAAATGTTAATCTTCAGGAACTTCTGATTAACAGCAAAGATTTACTCGTAAGATTCGGTGGACATAAACAGGCAGCAGGTATGACACTTTTAAAAGAAAACCTTACAAAGTTTAAAGAAAAAGTTTGCAGTATTATCAGGGATCAGGTTTTGGACGATAAAAATATTCTCTGTCTTGATGCAGCTGTTAGCCTTTCAGAAATAAATCAAAAAGTAACTGAAGAAATAAAACTTCTTGAACCTTTTGGAGAAGGAAATCGAGAACCTGTTTTTGGAGCAAAAGATCTAACTGTGGTAAATTTAAGGAAAGTGGGTAATAATCATCTTAAAATGTTTTTGAGACAGAATGGTAGTACTGTCTCAAGCATAGGATTTGATATGGGAGAAGAAAATGTCCTTGAAGGATGCCTTGTTGATGCTGCTTTTACTCCCACTATGAATGAGTGGGAGGGCATGAAAACGTTACAGCTTCATCTTAAAGCATTACGAAGGTCACAGGGATGA
- a CDS encoding winged helix-turn-helix domain-containing protein: MKKSGRKGLKDLHQSCIIGSDIHKNYTLKGKFWIEGHEGTFLGYGRIALLERIKQYGSISKAAKSMNMSYRHAWRLITSMNRQAGKPFIETHVGGKDGGGTILTEAGERAIEQFWSIHKSLKKFFSEKIKKFDV; encoded by the coding sequence ATGAAAAAGAGTGGTAGAAAAGGACTAAAAGATCTACATCAGTCTTGTATAATAGGAAGTGATATACATAAAAATTATACATTAAAAGGAAAATTCTGGATTGAAGGTCATGAAGGCACTTTTCTTGGATATGGGAGAATTGCTTTACTTGAAAGAATTAAACAATACGGATCTATTTCAAAAGCTGCAAAGTCAATGAATATGTCTTACAGACATGCGTGGAGACTTATAACTTCAATGAACAGACAGGCTGGTAAACCATTTATTGAAACTCATGTAGGTGGTAAAGATGGTGGTGGTACAATTTTAACAGAGGCTGGTGAACGAGCAATTGAGCAATTCTGGAGCATTCATAAAAGTTTAAAGAAATTTTTTTCAGAAAAGATTAAAAAGTTTGATGTTTAG
- a CDS encoding flagellar hook assembly protein FlgD, with the protein MSDVTSIFNNPLYTTQEKTTATGNNAIDKEAFLKLLTAQLKYQDPLNPMDNTQFVSQLAMFSALEQVVNIGDTLNNFISTKTNEDALTLGANLIGKTIITTDSEEFTVKGISYQDGTLSVDVGSKTLTIDKIQGIKA; encoded by the coding sequence ATGTCAGATGTAACATCAATATTTAACAATCCGCTTTATACAACACAGGAGAAAACAACTGCTACCGGCAACAACGCAATTGACAAAGAAGCATTTCTCAAACTTCTTACAGCTCAACTTAAGTATCAGGATCCGTTAAATCCAATGGATAATACACAGTTTGTAAGTCAGCTTGCAATGTTTTCTGCGTTAGAACAAGTTGTTAATATCGGAGACACTTTGAACAACTTTATTTCTACCAAGACAAATGAAGATGCATTAACACTTGGAGCCAATCTTATAGGTAAAACAATTATAACAACCGATTCAGAAGAGTTTACAGTGAAAGGAATAAGCTATCAGGATGGCACACTTTCAGTTGATGTGGGAAGCAAAACTCTAACAATTGATAAAATTCAGGGAATAAAAGCTTAG
- a CDS encoding substrate-binding domain-containing protein: MKIFLSLLLAGLIMFAVNAQAAENVMILSTTTSVENSGLLSYILPSFEKKTGIKVKVVARGTGAAIEMGKRGDADAVFVHAKELELQAVKEGWFVNRHDVCYNDFIIVGPPNDPAKVKGSHSATEAFKKIAASQSFFVSRGDNSGTHVKELKLWETAGINPKGQKWYLEAGQGMEKTLRIANEKRAYTLSDRGTWLAIRDKQDLAILFEGDPVLYNQYGVMAVNPEKHKHVKYNEAMQFINWIISKEGQAAIASFKDKYGNQLFIPNAK; the protein is encoded by the coding sequence ATGAAGATTTTTTTAAGCTTATTGTTAGCTGGATTAATTATGTTTGCTGTTAATGCTCAGGCAGCGGAAAATGTAATGATTCTTTCTACAACCACTTCGGTAGAAAATTCAGGATTGTTGAGTTATATTTTACCATCGTTTGAGAAGAAAACTGGCATAAAAGTTAAAGTTGTTGCAAGAGGAACAGGAGCAGCGATAGAGATGGGTAAAAGAGGCGATGCTGATGCTGTTTTTGTTCATGCCAAGGAGCTTGAGCTTCAGGCAGTAAAGGAAGGATGGTTTGTAAATCGTCATGATGTATGCTATAACGACTTTATTATAGTTGGTCCTCCAAATGATCCTGCAAAAGTAAAAGGTTCTCACTCTGCCACTGAAGCATTCAAAAAAATCGCTGCATCCCAAAGTTTTTTTGTTTCAAGGGGAGATAATTCCGGTACTCATGTAAAAGAGTTGAAGCTATGGGAAACTGCTGGTATTAATCCGAAAGGACAAAAATGGTATTTAGAAGCTGGACAGGGAATGGAGAAAACTCTAAGAATTGCAAATGAAAAGCGTGCATATACTCTTTCAGACAGAGGAACATGGCTTGCAATAAGGGATAAACAGGATTTGGCAATCTTGTTTGAAGGTGACCCGGTATTATACAATCAATATGGAGTTATGGCGGTCAATCCAGAGAAACACAAGCATGTTAAATATAACGAAGCAATGCAGTTTATAAACTGGATTATATCAAAAGAAGGACAGGCAGCCATT
- the tyrS gene encoding tyrosine--tRNA ligase, which yields MLEPDKQLEIIKRGTVEIILEEDLKKKLERSYKENKSLKIKVGFDPTAPDIHLGHTVLLEKMRQFQELGHKVIFLIGDFTGMIGDPSGKTETRKPLTRDEVLSNAETYKEQVFKILDSEKTVIMFNSEWFGSMSALDMCRLAGSETVARMLEREDFKKRFQEGKPISILEFLYPLLQSYDSVHLKADIELGGTDQKFNLLMGRQLMKTYGLEEQVIITMPLLEGLDGVHKMSKSLGNYIGINESPDTMFGKIMSINDELMLKYYELLSHISIEELNQLKKDIKEGRINPRDAKEALAIEIVTRYYGQDKAQKAKENFIRLFKQKEVPEDIQVVEMKAEEDGVWLPKILKEQSVTASTSESIRLIKQGAVRVNDKQIYNPDIKLKAGEYVVKVGKRRFLKIKIN from the coding sequence ATGCTTGAACCTGATAAACAATTAGAAATCATCAAAAGAGGAACTGTTGAGATAATCCTTGAGGAGGATTTAAAAAAGAAGCTTGAACGCTCATATAAAGAGAACAAGTCTTTAAAAATAAAAGTGGGTTTTGATCCTACAGCTCCAGATATTCATCTTGGGCACACTGTGCTACTTGAGAAGATGAGGCAGTTTCAGGAACTTGGACACAAAGTGATTTTTTTAATTGGTGATTTTACAGGAATGATTGGAGACCCATCTGGTAAAACTGAAACCAGGAAACCTCTTACAAGGGATGAAGTGTTAAGCAATGCTGAAACTTATAAAGAGCAGGTTTTCAAAATCCTTGATTCAGAAAAGACAGTAATAATGTTTAACAGCGAGTGGTTTGGTAGTATGTCTGCTCTTGATATGTGCAGACTTGCAGGTTCAGAAACTGTTGCAAGAATGCTTGAAAGGGAGGATTTTAAAAAGCGTTTTCAGGAAGGGAAACCAATCTCAATTTTAGAATTTTTATATCCTTTGCTTCAGTCCTATGATTCTGTTCATTTAAAAGCTGATATCGAGCTTGGAGGCACAGATCAGAAGTTTAATCTTCTTATGGGAAGGCAGCTTATGAAGACATATGGACTGGAAGAGCAGGTGATAATAACAATGCCTCTTCTTGAAGGGCTTGATGGAGTTCATAAAATGTCAAAGAGTCTTGGAAATTATATTGGAATAAATGAATCACCTGATACTATGTTTGGCAAGATAATGTCAATTAATGATGAACTTATGCTTAAATATTATGAACTTTTAAGTCATATATCAATAGAAGAGCTTAATCAACTTAAAAAAGATATAAAAGAAGGCAGAATTAATCCAAGAGACGCAAAAGAGGCTCTCGCAATTGAAATTGTAACGAGATATTACGGTCAGGATAAGGCACAGAAGGCAAAAGAAAACTTTATAAGGCTTTTCAAACAGAAAGAAGTGCCTGAAGATATTCAGGTTGTTGAAATGAAGGCTGAGGAGGACGGAGTCTGGTTGCCAAAAATTCTTAAAGAACAAAGCGTTACAGCAAGTACATCAGAGTCAATAAGACTCATTAAACAGGGTGCTGTAAGAGTGAATGATAAACAGATCTATAATCCTGATATAAAGCTTAAAGCAGGCGAGTATGTTGTAAAGGTTGGCAAAAGAAGATTTTTAAAGATAAAAATTAACTAA
- the panB gene encoding 3-methyl-2-oxobutanoate hydroxymethyltransferase: protein MRFTVTDLLNKKQQKQKITMLTAYDYPFAHLVDEAGIDMILVGDSLSMVVQGNDTTLPVTMKEMIYHTKIVARSTKRAMIVADMPFMSYQIRVDKAVENAGRLIKEAGAHAVKIEGGREILQHVKAITEAEIPVVGHIGLTPQAVLRMGGYKLQGKTDEQANRIKDDALILQEAGAIAVVLEVIPSKLAKEITETLQIPTIGIGAGPYCDGQVLVIHDLLGLFEKFTPKFVKKYANIRGDILQALKQYKEEVERGEFPDKEHSF from the coding sequence ATGAGATTTACAGTAACTGATCTTTTGAATAAAAAGCAGCAAAAGCAAAAAATTACAATGCTCACAGCCTATGATTATCCCTTTGCTCATCTTGTTGATGAAGCTGGAATAGATATGATTCTTGTGGGTGATTCTCTTTCAATGGTTGTTCAGGGAAATGATACAACACTGCCTGTAACAATGAAAGAAATGATTTATCATACAAAAATTGTAGCTCGATCAACAAAAAGAGCTATGATTGTTGCTGATATGCCTTTTATGTCATATCAAATCAGAGTTGATAAAGCAGTTGAAAATGCCGGCAGGTTAATTAAAGAGGCAGGTGCTCATGCTGTTAAAATTGAAGGAGGAAGAGAAATCTTACAGCATGTAAAAGCAATTACAGAGGCTGAAATTCCTGTTGTGGGACACATAGGATTAACTCCACAAGCTGTGTTGAGAATGGGTGGATATAAGCTTCAGGGCAAAACAGATGAGCAGGCAAATAGAATAAAGGACGATGCTTTAATATTACAGGAGGCCGGAGCAATAGCAGTTGTATTAGAGGTTATTCCGTCAAAATTAGCAAAAGAAATCACAGAGACACTTCAAATTCCTACCATTGGTATTGGCGCAGGTCCTTATTGTGATGGTCAGGTTCTGGTAATTCATGATTTGCTTGGTTTGTTTGAAAAATTCACACCTAAGTTTGTGAAAAAATATGCAAACATAAGAGGAGATATTTTACAGGCGCTAAAACAGTATAAAGAAGAGGTTGAAAGAGGAGAATTTCCCGATAAGGAGCATTCATTTTAA
- a CDS encoding substrate-binding domain-containing protein: MKKLVTMLLFILIFLVSGSLYAEQKCTEVYGKGLNKISVATGSPGELGLLKVLGEEFSKQENATLCWIKAGTGEALKLLKDKKVDMVMVHAPEAEKKAIKEGWASNRTLIGSNELYIVGPINDPARISEAKDVIEAYRRISNAKAKFVSRGDNSGTHKKEMEIWQKAGISPQGDWYIITKDFMSASLKRANDEKAYFMTDSSTWIMMKKDLPNLKVLFKGDKLLVNVYHALCQGNCSPIAKKFINFLVSEKGQSIIGNFGKDQYEEAFYNGANYARQYEE; encoded by the coding sequence ATGAAAAAATTAGTAACAATGCTATTATTTATTTTAATTTTTCTGGTAAGTGGAAGTCTTTATGCCGAACAGAAATGTACAGAAGTGTATGGAAAAGGACTAAATAAAATTTCAGTGGCTACTGGAAGTCCTGGTGAACTCGGACTTTTAAAAGTACTTGGTGAAGAGTTCAGTAAACAAGAAAATGCTACTCTCTGCTGGATAAAAGCTGGCACAGGAGAAGCTTTGAAGCTCTTAAAAGATAAAAAAGTTGATATGGTTATGGTTCACGCTCCTGAGGCTGAAAAAAAGGCTATTAAGGAAGGATGGGCTTCAAATAGAACCCTTATTGGGTCGAATGAACTATATATTGTTGGACCAATCAATGATCCAGCAAGAATTTCAGAAGCTAAGGATGTTATAGAGGCTTACAGGCGTATTAGTAATGCAAAGGCTAAATTTGTTTCAAGGGGAGATAATTCCGGTACTCATAAAAAAGAGATGGAAATATGGCAAAAGGCAGGTATTTCACCACAGGGAGACTGGTACATTATTACAAAGGATTTTATGAGTGCGAGTTTAAAAAGAGCTAATGATGAGAAAGCCTATTTTATGACTGACAGCAGCACCTGGATAATGATGAAAAAGGATTTACCCAATCTAAAAGTCCTTTTCAAAGGAGACAAACTTCTTGTGAATGTTTATCATGCTCTCTGTCAGGGAAATTGTAGCCCTATAGCGAAAAAATTTATAAACTTTCTGGTCTCTGAAAAAGGTCAGAGCATTATAGGAAACTTCGGAAAAGATCAATATGAAGAAGCCTTTTATAATGGTGCCAACTATGCCAGACAATATGAAGAATAA